GCGGCTTTATTAAGTTGGAGCACACCGCCCCTTGTTGCGCGCGTATGGTGAAAGACGACGGAACTTTTTTTAGAGAAGTGGAAGACAATTGCTGGGATGCTGAAAAGCGCATTCAAGACTGTGACCAGCATAAAGTTCAAGTGCAAGTTCTTTCCACCGTGCCTGTGATGTTTAGCTATTGGGCCCAAGCGCAGCACGCCTATGACCTCTCTCGTTTTTT
This Bdellovibrionales bacterium DNA region includes the following protein-coding sequences:
- a CDS encoding amidohydrolase family protein, with product MLKIDIHTHILPKEMPSWKDRFGYGGFIKLEHTAPCCARMVKDDGTFFREVEDNCWDAEKRIQDCDQHKVQVQVLSTVPVMFSYWAQAQHAYDLSRFLNDHIAGIVHRYPKRFAGLGTVPLQDTKLAIMELERCVKQLG